A stretch of Henckelia pumila isolate YLH828 chromosome 4, ASM3356847v2, whole genome shotgun sequence DNA encodes these proteins:
- the LOC140865330 gene encoding uncharacterized protein, whose protein sequence is MDDVDRLFQCFKCGITPPQSAIRERRKEKRKLKQQVSPRQEASPCTDTQTAKICAESRNISKQFSPVVFYGSPHAVPPKRPARLLRLLHEIRADLAEQNKLRVEIWKTFPRQEEAIKLAKQHADARVFSYQDHVNGVRRFLVSKYKEFWQRYKGMISQFRHHYEVIQEGLPCHLYFDLEFNKRENAGRNGDEMVDLLLIVTFDALLEKYSFQGNHDMVVELDSSTEEKFSRHLIIRLPKTAFKDNSHVGAFVAEICSRIYSYKERDENFQKLFVSKDSSSDSQHQPFVDTAVYSRNRCFRLYLSSKAGKKSVLLASGRFKCKDMVSKVFMASLMCNMDSDCEKLLICKMDLDCVKELHFDTENTSNTQKLSGFPRNFDTNVFTSYASMTYLMGKSPFPALDDFVETIASHGNVSGKIRSWYWLSECGLLVYSMSRNRYCERIGREHKSNHVIYVIDIKRAVYYQKCHDPDCRGYRSPLRPIPDDLCPDPSFTFDHARDSNDHGHASSSGGESNTGNCEKEEWWHEVTKVADQVENLQKALDLTRVDEAFEDDENWWMVAEDSASQTELAYVRQH, encoded by the exons ATGGACGACGTCGATCGGTTGTTCCAATGCTTCAAATGTGGAATCACTCCTCCTC AGTCTGCTATCAGAGAAAGAAGGAAAGAGAAACGAAAATTAAAGCAACAGGTTTCACCACGACAAGAAGCATCCCCATGTACTGACACTCAAACGGCGAAAATATGTGCAGAGTCGAGAAACATTAGTAAACAATTCTCTCCAGTTGTGTTTTACGGCTCCCCGCACGCAGTCCCTCCGAAAAGGCCGGCTCGCTTGTTGCGATTGCTGCATGAGATTCGTGCTGATCTCgctgaacaaaataaattgag GGTGGAGATATGGAAAACATTTCCAAGACAGGAAGAAGCAATAAAATTGGCGAAACAGCATGCAGATGCTCGAGTATTTAGTTACCAGGATCACGTGAATGGTGTGAGAAGGTTCCTTGTTTCGAAATATAAGGAGTTTTGGCAAAG GTATAAAGGTATGATTTCTCAATTTCGACATCATTATGAAGTAATTCAAGAG GGGCTACCGTGCcatttatattttgatttgGAGTTCAATAAGAGAGAGAATGCTGGTAGAAATGGAGATGAGATGGTAGATCTCCTGCTAATTGTCACCTTTGATGCGCTACTGGAGAAGTATTCTTTTCAAGGAAACCATGATATGGTGGTAGAGCTTGATTCATCTACTGAAG AAAAGTTCTCTCGACATTTAATAATCCGCTTGCCGAAGACTGCTTTCAAAGACAACTCACATGTTGGTGCATTTGTAGCTGAG ATTTGTTCACGCATTTACAGTTACAAAGAAAGGGatgaaaattttcagaaactGTTTGTATCCAAGGATTCGAGTTCTGATAGTCAACACCAGCCTTTTGTGGATACTGCCGTCTATTCTAGGAATCGTTGCTTTCGACTGTACTTATCATCTAAAGCGGGGAAGAAATCAGTTCTTCTTGCTAGTGGACGCTTTAAATGTAAGGATATGGTGAGCA AAGTTTTCATGGCATCCTTGATGTGCAACATGGACTCCGACTGTGAGAAGCTTTTGATTTGCAAAATGGATTTAGACTGTGTGAAGGAATTGCACTTTGACACTGAG AATACCAGTAATACCCAAAAACTTTCCGGCTTTCCTAGAAATTTTGACACAAATGTTTTTACAAGTTATGCTTCAATGACTTATTTAATGGGGAAATCTCCATTTCCAGCTTTGGATGATTTTGTTGAAACCATCGCTTCTCACGGAAACGTATCAG GAAAAATTCGTAGCTGGTACTGGCTCTCAGAATGTGGATTGCTGGTTTATAGCATGTCTAGAAATCGATATTGTGAACGAATTGGCCGTGAGCATAAAAGCAATCATG TTATTTATGTTATTGATATCAAAAGGGCTGTTTATTATCAAAAGTGCCATGATCCTGATTGCAGAG GTTATCGATCTCCTTTGCGTCCAATCCCTGATGATCTTTGTCCAGATCCTTCCTTTACTTTCGATCATGCTAGAGACAGTAATGATCATGGACATGCCAGTTCATCCGGTGGTGAAAGTAACACAGGTAACTGTGAGAAAGAAGAGTGGTGGCATGAAGTCACCAAAGTTGCTGACCAGGTCGAAAATCTTCAGAAAGCACTGGACCTTACTCGGGTG GACGAAGCATTTGAAGATGATGAAAACTGGTGGATGGTTGCTGAAGACAGTGCATCCCAAACAGAATTAGCCTACGTTCGACAACATTAG
- the LOC140862685 gene encoding uncharacterized protein has protein sequence MIVLTAEKHKYVLTEQCPSVPTAESTAAQKQAYDKWVRYDEMTRCYILESISNVLQQKHQNMETAAKIMESLQEMFEHQGCQARQASIRSIMNMHMKHGMPVRDHMLDLIGQFNVAEVLGAEIKSETQVDMALETLPEMFSQFKVSYNMNKLNMSLTELMKELQNAESVLKTQSGDALAVASVGPSYSNRKGFQVTKELNEGEHTLRVGTGAMEYQREKLTIKEAEIWHNDAKTLQKEIKLEQKDYYSILMKDTSEMKEAHIHYHMKIVESISKRRGVY, from the exons ATGATTGTCTTAACTGCGGAGAAACATAAATATGTGCTTACTGAACAATGTCCCTCGGTGCCTACGGCAGAGTCCACTGCTGCACAAAAGCAGGCTTATGATAAGTGGGTCCGTTATGATGAGATGACTCGTTGTTACATTTTGGAATCCATCTCAAATGTGTTGCAACAAAAACATCAGAATATGGAAACTGCGGCAAAAATCATGGAAAGCCTTCAGGAAATGTTTGAGCATCAAGGATGCCAGGCACGTCAAGCGTCCATTAGGAGCATTATGAACATGCACATGAAACATGGGATGCCCGTGAGGGATCATATGCTTGATTTGATCGGTCAATTCAATGTGGCTGAGGTTTTAGGGGCTGAAATCAAATCAGAGACTCAGGTTGACATGGCACTTGAGACTCTCCCTGAGATGTTCTCACAATTTAAGGTTAGCTATAATATGAACAAGCTAAATATGTCCCTGACTGAGTTGATGAAGGAACTCCAAAATGCTGAAAGTGTTCTTAAAACTCAAAGTGGTGATGCACTTGCTGTTGCTTCTGTTGGACCATCCTATTCAAACCGAAAG GGGTTCCAAGTAACCAAGGAGCTCAATGAAGGAGAACATACTCTTAGAGTTGGCACAGGAGCTATG GAATATCAAAGAGAAAAATTGACAATAAAAGAAGCTGAGATTTGGCATAATGATGCCAAGACGCTACAGAAAGAAATCAAATTGGAACAAAAAGATTATTATTCTATACTTATGAAGGATACAAGTGAAATGAAGGAGGCCCATATTCACTACCACATGAAAATAGTTGAATCAATTTCAAAGAGACGTGGCGTGTATTAG
- the LOC140865680 gene encoding small ribosomal subunit protein eS10z-like: MIIPEKNRREISKYLFQEGVCYAKKDYNLAKHPEIDVPNLQVIKLMQSFKSKEYVRETFAWMHYYWYLTNDGIEFLRTYLNLPSEIVPATLKKSAKPLGRPMGGPPGDRPRGPPRFEGDRPRFGDRDGYRSGPRGPPGEFGGDKGGAPADYQPAFRGSGGRPGFGRGSGGFGGAPPS, encoded by the exons ATG ATCATCCCGGAGAAGAACAGGAGAGAGATCTCGAAatacctcttccaag AGGGGGTGTGCTATGCAAAGAAGGATTATAATCTCGCGAAGCATCCGGAAATTGATGTGCCTAATCTGCAGGTGATCAAGCTGATGCAGAGCTTTAAATCGAAGGAATACGTGCGTGAGACTTTCGCGTGGATGCATTATTATTGGTACCTTACCAACGATGGCATCGAGTTCCTTCGCACTTACCTCAACCTTCCATCGGAGATCGTGCCTGCTACTCtgaaaaagtctgccaagcccCTCGGCCGTCCAATGGGTGGTCCCCCTGGTGACCGACCACG AGGGCCTCCAAGATTTGAGGGTGACAGGCCAAGATTTGGTGATAGAGATGGCTACCGCTCTGGGCCAAGAGGACCACCAGGTGAGTTTGGTGGTGATAAGGGTGGAGCACCAGCTGATTACCAACCTGCCTTCAGG GGTTCTGGTGGACGTCCTGGTTTTGGTCGAGGCTCTGGTGGATTTGGTGGAGCACCTCCCagttga